The nucleotide window GGGAAGGTCGTGGCGCTGCGCCATCTCGAGGGGAATGTCGAGGCGGAGTGCTGCTTCTCGTCTGGTAATCATCAGGTTCAACGATAGGCGGTGCCGGCCTGCCGGCGGGCCGCACCGGAAACTGCTTCAATGAACCATGCCTGAAACCGTTTCCCCGCTTGGCCTGCTCCTGGATGTCGACGGTCCGATCGCCAGCCCCGACACCCGCACCATCGCAAGACCGAGCATCATCACCGACCTAATCACGTTGGCCGGCGCGAACGTGCCGATCGGCTTCATCACCGGGCGATCGGCCGCCTTCATCAGCGATCAGGTGGTGACGCCGCTGCTGGCCGCTGGGCTGCCGCTGAACATGCGCATGTACGGAGTGTGTGAAAAGGGTGCCGTCTGGTTCCCGATCACCGCCGCCGGCATGGGTGAAATCGTCGTCGACGACAGCGTGGCCCTACCCGCCGCGGTCGTCGGCCGCATCCGAGAGCTCGTCACCACCGACTATGCCGACACCATGTTCTTCGACGAGACCAAGCTCGCGATGGTGTCAGTCGAACAGCGCACGGATGTCGACAGGGCCGCGTACCATGCCGCCCAGGCGTCGTTCGAGGCGGATGCATACGCCATCATGATCGAGCACGGGCTCGGGGTGCGCTTCGGAGACCTCGCCTCCCCCGACGTGACCGGCGCGGTGCCGTTCCGCATCGACACGACGATCATCTCCACCGATATCGAGTCGGTGGATCTGGACAAGGACCACGCCGCCGAGCGCGCCCTGGCCTTCTTCGCCGAGGGCGGCGCGCTCCCCCGGGTGTGGCGGTCGGTCGGCGATTCGCGCAGCGATTACAAAATGGCCGATCACCTGCACGCGGCCGGCTTCGACGTGGCGCACGTGGACGTGCGGCCTAGTGACGGCATCCTGGTGCGGCCGTATCCGGTGATCGTGGAGGGAGACCTCATCCACGACGAGGCCGGCGCCGCGTTCCTGGGTTTCTGGGTGCGAAAGCTCGGCCTCTCCGAGACCGTCCCCGCCTAGTCTCCGCGCAGTTCCCGCTAGTCCTCGACGAAGCGGATACCGTTCTGCAGGGTACTGCGAAGTTCGAAGACCTTCTCGAAGCTGCCGCGTTCCATGCCGGCGATGCCGTCACGCAGCACCCCGACGAGGCGTGACTTCGGGATCACCACGATCAGGGGTCGGCGACCGCGGCCGGGCAGGGAGAGCGGTTCGGCGACGGCCTCGTCCGGGGCCACCACGATCAACGCGGTGAAGCGCACCCGCAGCGACTTCGCCAGGATCCGGGCGGCGACCGCGAACTCGTCGAGGGGTTCTTCGCCGGGCTCCAGTGACTCGCCGACGAGTTCCCCGCGCTTGAGCGCAACCGGCGACCCCCAATCCTCGGAGAGGATCGCGAACAGGCCGGCCGGGCCGAGCACCACGTGGTCGATCTTGTCGGCGTCGTCGCGGGTGGCCACATCGTGCCAGGCCGTGTAGCCGATTCCGAGCCCGGAGATCAGGTGCGCGGTGGACTCCTCCGCCAGGGCCTTGGCCAGGCGGTGGCGGATCTCCTGGGGCGCGGACCGGATCAGGTCGGGCGCGTAGGGGTCCGCGATCGTGGTCCCCCTACCCGCCCATTCGCGCAGCAGGGCGAGGTAACGCTGCCGGGAGTGCCCACCCGGGTGCCCGTGCATCCTGGCCTTGACACCCGGTGACGACGACCTCGCGGACGACGTGCGGGGGGCCGCGCCGGAATAGGACGCGTCGGGGTAGCGGGCGCCGTCATACGCGGCCCGGCTTTCCGGGCTGCCGATGCGTTCCCAGGCCACCTGCACGGCGTGGAAGGACGTGGCGCTGCCGCCGACGTCCGGGTGGGATTGGCGCAGCTTCTTCCGGTAGGCGCGTCGCAGCTCCTCATCGGTCGCCGACGGGCTCACTCCCAGCACCTCGTAGGGGCTGGCCGCGGCCGGACTCTCTGACATTCTCTAAGGTCTCTTTCGGCCTGGAACGGGGAATTGATAGGTCATCAGCCTAACCAGCCTTGCTGACATCTCGCCGACACCGCCGGTCGCGCGGGCCGCTCCGACGATTCGTGCGACGATCAGCGGGTGAACACATCAGCTCTCGTTCCCCGGGCGCATCGCTCCAGCACTCGCCTCCTCGCCATGGTCGCCGTCGGCGTGGTCACCGGCCTCGTCACCGGTCTGCTCGGGGCGTGGCTGCTGGCACCGGCGATCGGCTGGGCCGCGGCGGCAATTCTCTACATCGGCTGGGTGTGGCTCGCCATCGCCCCGATGGACTCCGCCACCACGGCCGCACATGCCACAAGGGAAGACCCGTCCAGGGGGATCACCGACCTGTTGTTGATTCTGGCCAGCCTGGCGAGCCTGGGCAGCATCCTGATCGTGCTCCTGCAGGCCAGGAGTGCGGTCGGGTCGGGGCAGATTCTCCTGGCGGCCCTGGCGGTGGTGGGAGTGGCGCTGTCCTGGGTTTTGGTGCACACCCTGTTCACGCTGCGCTACGCGTCGCTCTACTACGCGGATGATGATGGCGGGGTCGACTTCAACCAGACGGAGCCGCCGCGGTACGCCGATTTCGCCTACCTGGCTTTCACCCTGGGCATGACCTTCCAGGTGTCGGACACCTCGCTGACGTCGTCGGTCATGCGGGCGGCGGCCCTCAGGCACGCGCTGATGTCGTTCCTGTTCGGCTCGATTATTCTGGCGACGCTGATCAACCTCGTCGCCGGCCTGTAGCTCCGGCCGAGACTAACCGGCGAAGGGTTTCGCCGGCAGGCCCGCGACTCCGGGCATGGCGGTGAAGATCGACCCGGCCAGGGGGTCCTCCCCCGGGGCCAGGTCTTCCCTGGACGTGGTGATGAACAGCTGGCGGAGGTCCTCCCCGCCGAAGGTGAGGGCGGTGACCCGGCTGGCGTCCACGTCGATGACCTCGTCGAGTGTCCCCTGCGGCGAATAGCGGCGCACGGCTCCCCCGGCGTACAGGGCCACCCAGACGCCCCCGTCGCTGTCGACGGTGAGGCCGTCGGGGTAGCCGTCGGCTTCGGGGATCTCGGCGAAGGTGCGCAGCCCGGTCAGGCCGGCCTCCGGCGTCCAGTCGAACACGCCGATCCGTCCCGTCGGGGTGTCGTTGTAATAGGCCAGCGAGCCGTCCGGGCTCCACTCGAGCCCGTTGGAGATGGTCACGCCTGTCATGGTGAGACCCACGGACCCGTTCGGAGCCAAGCGGTAGAGCGACCCGGCGCCGGTGCGCTGGTCGTACGCCATCGAGCCGCAGTAGAACGAGCCGTCCGGGGCGGTGCCGCCGTCGTTCATGCGTACGGTCGGGTCGGCCCACACCTCAGGCAGGCGGGTCAGGGTTCCGTCCGGGTCCTCCAGGATGAAGCCGCGCTCGGCGGCGATCACGGCGCCGCCACCGACCCGGGGCCGGAGTGCTGCCGCGATCTCGTCCACGTGTCGCCGGGTCACCGCACCGTCGGCGGCCAGGGTGAGTACGTCACCGGCGAACAGGTCGACCAGGCGAAGCCCTCCCCAGGTTGCCGAGTAGACCGGCCCCTCCCCGTGGAAGGTGATCGGGTCGGTGAGCTGTTCGGCGCGCACCGCGGGGTCAGTCGCGCAGGACGTGGACGGGGATAGCGATCGCCGCGCTGACGGCCAGGATCCCCGAGATGAAGATCGGCCCCTGCCAGGCGGTCACGGTGAAGGCCAGGCCGAACAGCCACAGGCCGAGTACGAAGGCGGCCATCGCCACGACGAAGGAAACAATGTGCATGGGCTGGGTCCTCTCAACGGTGCCGCGAAAGCGTTCCGGGCTCGCTTCGAGCGTACTGGTTCGACGGCGCCCGGTGTGGCTGTCGCTACGCGCTGTAGCCGACTTCGCGCTCGGGGCCGACGGGATCGATGAGTTCAGGCGCATTCTCGCCGCTGAGTGGGGCGACCTCGTAGAAGGCCAACCCGGCTGCTTCCTCCGTTGACGCCTCCACCACCGCGTTGACGAGGGTCTGGTC belongs to Cryobacterium sp. SO2 and includes:
- a CDS encoding DnaJ domain-containing protein, with translation MSESPAAASPYEVLGVSPSATDEELRRAYRKKLRQSHPDVGGSATSFHAVQVAWERIGSPESRAAYDGARYPDASYSGAAPRTSSARSSSPGVKARMHGHPGGHSRQRYLALLREWAGRGTTIADPYAPDLIRSAPQEIRHRLAKALAEESTAHLISGLGIGYTAWHDVATRDDADKIDHVVLGPAGLFAILSEDWGSPVALKRGELVGESLEPGEEPLDEFAVAARILAKSLRVRFTALIVVAPDEAVAEPLSLPGRGRRPLIVVIPKSRLVGVLRDGIAGMERGSFEKVFELRSTLQNGIRFVED
- a CDS encoding SMP-30/gluconolactonase/LRE family protein; translated protein: MRAEQLTDPITFHGEGPVYSATWGGLRLVDLFAGDVLTLAADGAVTRRHVDEIAAALRPRVGGGAVIAAERGFILEDPDGTLTRLPEVWADPTVRMNDGGTAPDGSFYCGSMAYDQRTGAGSLYRLAPNGSVGLTMTGVTISNGLEWSPDGSLAYYNDTPTGRIGVFDWTPEAGLTGLRTFAEIPEADGYPDGLTVDSDGGVWVALYAGGAVRRYSPQGTLDEVIDVDASRVTALTFGGEDLRQLFITTSREDLAPGEDPLAGSIFTAMPGVAGLPAKPFAG
- a CDS encoding DUF1345 domain-containing protein, with the translated sequence MNTSALVPRAHRSSTRLLAMVAVGVVTGLVTGLLGAWLLAPAIGWAAAAILYIGWVWLAIAPMDSATTAAHATREDPSRGITDLLLILASLASLGSILIVLLQARSAVGSGQILLAALAVVGVALSWVLVHTLFTLRYASLYYADDDGGVDFNQTEPPRYADFAYLAFTLGMTFQVSDTSLTSSVMRAAALRHALMSFLFGSIILATLINLVAGL